The Polyangium aurulentum genomic interval GAAGAGGTGCTCGCGAAAGTGGGTGAGCTTCGCCGCCTGGAGATCGAGGAGAACGGCCCCATGACCGTTCGAGGAGGGAACCTGGAAGCGCGTGCGCTGGACGGGAACCTCTGCCCGCGCTGCAGAGCCGGACGCGAGAAGGCAGAGCGTCGCCGCGATCCCCGCGCCGCGACCGAGGAACATACCAAGGGATTGACGTGTTCGAGGGTGGGGGTGCATCGACCCCATTGTACAGGATCTCGTTGCCTTCCCTGCCACGGCGATCGCAGTTTCGTCAAATTTGTGCCCGTTCCGGCGGAGCGTGGTAACGCGGGGGACGTCGGTCGTCGAACGCGACGCGCCCCGAGGCTCACGCCGGGGGGACGTCCGTGAAGGATCTCGACGGAGGAGTCATGAAGCATTTCAAGTCCATCGTCCTCGTGAGCACGGCGCTCTCTGCGCTCGCCGTGGGTTGCGGCTCCGATCCCAAGCCGCCGGCGCAGTCCGCCCGCGCGCCCGCGCCCGACCCCGCCGCGCAGGCGCCCCGCGCAGCCGCCGCCACGCAGGCGCCCGCGGGGAAGGACACGGCGTCGCCCACCGCAGGTTCGGTGCACATCGAGGACAGGATCCTCAAAGCCTGCGGCGACATTCCGAAGGCCCATTTCGCGTTCGATTCGGCCTCGATCGAGGGGGACGCCGCATCCGCGCTCGACGCGCTCGCCCGCTGCTTCACCTCGGGGCCGCTCGCGGGCAAGGGCATGAAGCTCGTCGGTCACGCCGATCCGCGCGG includes:
- a CDS encoding OmpA family protein, yielding MKHFKSIVLVSTALSALAVGCGSDPKPPAQSARAPAPDPAAQAPRAAAATQAPAGKDTASPTAGSVHIEDRILKACGDIPKAHFAFDSASIEGDAASALDALARCFTSGPLAGKGMKLVGHADPRGETEYNFGLGQKRAGSVAEFLAKKGLEKSRVDTSSRGELEASGVDDAGWARDRRVDVFLAE